A region from the Alnus glutinosa chromosome 5, dhAlnGlut1.1, whole genome shotgun sequence genome encodes:
- the LOC133868505 gene encoding ras-related protein RABA1f-like: MGAYRSDDDYDYLFKVVLIGDSGVGKSNLLSRFTRNEFSLESKSTIGVEFATRSIRVDDKVVKAQIWDTAGQERYRAITSAYYRGAVGALLVYDVTRHVTFENVERWLKELRDHTDANIVIMLVGNKADLRHLRAVSTEDAKAFAERENTFFMETSALESMNVENAFTEVLTQIYHVVSRKALDVGDDPAALPKGKTINVGNKDDVSAVKKVGCCSA; this comes from the exons ATGGGGGCGTACAGATCAGATGATGATTACGATTACTTGTTCAAGGTGGTGCTGATCGGGGACTCGGGTGTGGGCAAATCGAACCTGTTGTCGAGGTTCACGAGGAACGAGTTTAGCCTGGAATCCAAGTCCACAATTGGGGTCGAGTTCGCCACGAGAAGTATTCGGGTCGATGATAAGGTCGTCAAGGCCCAGATTTGGGACACCGCTGGCCAAGAAAG GTATCGTGCAATCACGAGTGCCTATTATCGAGGTGCTGTGGGTGCTTTACTAGTCTACGACGTTACCCGACATGTTACATTTGAAAATGTGGAGAGATGGCTGAAGGAGCTTCGGGATCACACTGATGCCAACATTGTGATCATGCTTGTAGGAAACAAGGCAGACCTGCGGCACCTGCGAGCAGTTTCCACTGAAGATGCCAAGGCTTTTGCTGAACGAGAGAACACCTTTTTCATGGAAACATCTGCCCTTGAGTCTATGAATGTTGAGAATGCATTCACGGAAGTGCTGACTCAAATTTATCATGTTGTAAGCAGGAAGGCCCTTGATGTTGGGGATGACCCAGCAGCCTTGCCCAAAGGAAAAACAATCAATGTCGGAAACAAGGATGATGTATCAGCTGTGAAGAAAGTCGGATGTTGCTCTGCTTAA